Proteins encoded by one window of Rubidibacter lacunae KORDI 51-2:
- a CDS encoding photosystem II high light acclimation radical SAM protein, with the protein MPQRVLYVRLPCNPIFPIGIVYLADGVHKLLPQVEQRIFDMGTIAPLDFGRSLDACIDAYRPTLLVFSWRDIQIYAPVGGRGGNPLQYAFEFYYAKNPFRRLRGALGGLRVTVAYYAELWRNLGLIERGLQRARRFVPDARIVVGGGAVSVFYEQLAGKLPHGTVVSVGEGEVLLERMLRGQDFSNQRCYVVGETNPRHGLIHEPPTPVEKTACDYGYIALMWPEFRYYLQENDFYIGVQTKRGCPHNCYYCIYTVIEGKQVRINPADEVVAEMRQLYECGIRKFWFTDAQFIPAKKFADDVVELLQKIANSGMTDIHWAAYIRADNLTPKICELMVATGMDYFEIGISSGSQELVRKMRMGYNLRNVLQNCRDLCAAGYKHLVSVNYSFNVLDERPDTIRQTIAYHRALESIFGEEKVEPAIFFIGLQPHTHLEDYALERGILKSGYDPMSLMPWTAKKLLWNPEPLGSYFGEVCLRAWERAPNDFGREVLRLLEADLGRADLEEALAAPIASASHNLAAV; encoded by the coding sequence ATGCCCCAAAGAGTTTTGTATGTTCGCCTGCCGTGCAACCCGATATTTCCAATCGGAATCGTCTACTTGGCCGACGGCGTTCATAAATTGTTGCCGCAAGTCGAACAGCGCATTTTTGATATGGGAACTATTGCACCACTTGACTTCGGGCGCTCGCTCGATGCCTGCATTGATGCATACCGCCCCACGCTCTTAGTCTTTTCGTGGCGCGACATTCAAATTTATGCGCCGGTTGGTGGGCGCGGTGGTAACCCGTTGCAGTACGCCTTTGAGTTTTATTATGCGAAGAACCCGTTTCGGCGCCTGCGTGGGGCTCTCGGCGGCTTGCGCGTGACAGTAGCTTACTATGCCGAGCTGTGGCGCAACCTCGGGTTGATCGAGCGCGGCTTGCAGCGGGCGAGACGCTTCGTACCAGATGCGCGCATCGTTGTCGGTGGCGGGGCAGTGAGCGTGTTTTACGAACAGCTGGCTGGCAAGTTACCGCACGGTACCGTTGTCTCAGTCGGCGAGGGTGAAGTTCTTTTGGAGCGGATGTTGCGCGGACAAGACTTTTCCAACCAGCGCTGCTACGTAGTTGGCGAGACAAATCCACGCCATGGGCTGATCCACGAGCCGCCAACGCCCGTCGAGAAGACGGCTTGCGACTACGGCTACATCGCACTTATGTGGCCGGAGTTCAGATATTACCTGCAGGAGAACGACTTTTACATTGGCGTCCAGACCAAGCGTGGCTGTCCGCACAACTGCTACTACTGCATCTATACCGTTATCGAGGGCAAGCAGGTTCGCATCAATCCCGCCGACGAGGTGGTTGCCGAGATGCGCCAGCTCTACGAGTGCGGTATCCGTAAGTTCTGGTTCACGGATGCGCAGTTCATTCCCGCCAAGAAGTTTGCCGACGATGTCGTGGAGTTGCTCCAGAAGATTGCAAACTCCGGCATGACCGACATTCACTGGGCAGCCTACATCCGTGCCGATAACCTTACCCCGAAGATTTGCGAGTTGATGGTTGCGACCGGGATGGACTACTTCGAAATTGGTATCAGTAGCGGTTCCCAGGAACTCGTTCGCAAAATGCGCATGGGTTACAATCTGCGCAACGTATTGCAAAACTGCCGCGATCTCTGCGCCGCTGGCTACAAGCACCTCGTGTCGGTAAACTACTCTTTTAACGTCCTCGACGAACGGCCGGACACAATCCGCCAAACGATCGCCTATCACCGCGCGCTGGAGTCCATCTTTGGCGAGGAGAAGGTGGAACCCGCTATTTTCTTTATCGGACTGCAACCGCACACGCACCTAGAGGACTACGCGCTGGAGCGCGGAATCCTAAAGTCCGGCTACGACCCTATGAGCTTGATGCCCTGGACGGCTAAAAAGCTGCTGTGGAATCCGGAACCATTGGGTTCGTATTTCGGCGAGGTTTGCTTGCGGGCGTGGGAACGCGCTCCCAACGACTTCGGGCGCGAGGTGCTGCGGCTACTTGAAGCCGATCTCGGCCGTGCCGACCTTGAAGAAGCGTTAGCCGCCCCGATTGCGTCTGCCTCTCACAATCTTGCTGCTGTTTAA
- a CDS encoding calcium-binding protein — IDAVRDVILTGAGADDIDTALASSTVAGGNIILSGSGDDAIAIGRRDRVFAGRGDDIITAFESQGGNRASGGAGRDTFFTGDTNGLGDRFLGGTGEDTFFVGAGGGNLFSGGADADTFVVVTGDNPGSANTISDFTSGEDVLEIAASALGAGDLDLTDGSNVILGGDTIAVLIGVLAADLTVGSDIVFV; from the coding sequence CTATCGATGCAGTTCGCGATGTCATTTTGACGGGGGCTGGAGCAGATGACATCGACACCGCTCTGGCTTCTTCCACCGTTGCTGGGGGAAATATCATTCTCTCCGGTAGCGGTGATGACGCCATTGCCATCGGTCGCCGCGACCGGGTCTTCGCCGGTCGCGGCGACGACATAATCACCGCCTTTGAGAGCCAAGGAGGTAATCGCGCCTCAGGTGGTGCTGGACGTGACACCTTTTTTACGGGCGATACCAATGGCTTGGGCGACCGTTTCCTAGGCGGCACCGGCGAAGATACGTTCTTCGTCGGTGCGGGCGGTGGTAATTTGTTTTCTGGCGGGGCTGATGCGGACACCTTCGTTGTCGTCACCGGTGACAACCCGGGGTCGGCCAACACTATCAGCGACTTTACGAGTGGTGAAGACGTGCTCGAAATTGCGGCATCGGCGTTGGGTGCAGGCGACTTGGACCTTACTGATGGCAGCAACGTGATTTTGGGTGGAGATACAATTGCCGTTCTGATCGGAGTATTGGCAGCCGATCTGACCGTCGGGAGTGATATTGTCTTCGTCTAA
- a CDS encoding pentapeptide repeat-containing protein — MVREQLQERTAIAAMGIDIDAVRAGQCKQLPGADLEDENLTGAQLERANLAGASLVGVNLANANLKGARLDGANLLGAQLMAADLRASLLGASLLQADLRGADLRGSNLRGASLMGARLFQVSLAGAFLNGANLNSVNLQGVDLRGADLRGANLNGANLKGANLYQANLQGAGLDAANFEEADLRGANLTGANMAGANLLCADLDGADLDGANLERACLLGTIAS, encoded by the coding sequence ATGGTAAGAGAACAATTGCAGGAAAGGACGGCGATCGCGGCGATGGGAATTGATATAGATGCAGTGCGCGCCGGACAGTGCAAGCAGCTGCCAGGAGCCGATCTTGAGGACGAAAATCTGACGGGGGCGCAGTTGGAGCGGGCCAATCTAGCCGGTGCGTCGCTGGTCGGCGTTAATCTCGCTAACGCCAATCTCAAGGGCGCGCGGCTGGACGGGGCCAATTTGCTGGGCGCACAGCTCATGGCTGCTGACTTGCGAGCGAGCTTGCTAGGGGCGAGCCTGCTGCAGGCAGATCTCAGGGGTGCAGACCTGCGCGGAAGCAACCTACGGGGTGCGAGCTTGATGGGCGCGCGCTTGTTTCAGGTGTCGCTGGCAGGAGCGTTTTTGAATGGGGCCAACCTCAACAGCGTCAACTTGCAGGGAGTGGATTTGCGCGGTGCGGACTTGCGCGGTGCCAATCTGAATGGAGCAAACCTCAAGGGCGCAAACCTTTACCAAGCCAACCTTCAAGGAGCAGGTCTGGATGCGGCCAATTTCGAGGAAGCCGACCTGCGGGGGGCAAACCTGACCGGTGCGAACATGGCGGGAGCCAATCTGCTTTGTGCGGATCTCGATGGGGCAGATCTCGATGGAGCTAATTTAGAACGAGCTTGTTTGCTTGGAACAATCGCGAGCTGA
- a CDS encoding DUF1830 domain-containing protein, with protein MAQLLDSVPSNTPEPIFCCYVNATSSMQVARVANVPNWYFERVVFPGQRLVFEALPDALLEIHSSMMASAILSDTIPCNRLRVDADGGTVTPAYDSAPAESKIPAAAAVDV; from the coding sequence ATGGCTCAGCTCTTAGACTCCGTTCCAAGCAACACCCCAGAGCCGATTTTTTGCTGCTACGTTAATGCAACTAGCAGTATGCAGGTTGCTCGAGTTGCAAATGTCCCGAACTGGTACTTCGAGCGCGTTGTCTTTCCTGGACAACGTTTGGTCTTCGAGGCATTGCCGGACGCGCTGCTCGAGATTCATTCGAGCATGATGGCTAGTGCGATTCTCTCCGACACGATCCCTTGCAATCGCTTGCGAGTGGATGCCGACGGCGGTACCGTAACCCCAGCATATGACTCGGCGCCGGCAGAGTCCAAAATTCCAGCCGCTGCAGCTGTAGATGTCTAA
- the ccsB gene encoding c-type cytochrome biogenesis protein CcsB — protein MDLVTLQGNLDNAAFLVLFTTMLVYWSSVAFPGRSLLPGLGTAGTAIANLTIAALLAARWLSAGYFPISNLYESLFFLAWGVTAIHLLVEVWSRSRLVGAFATPLAMGITAFAALTLPPEMRASAPLVPALKSNWLMMHVSVMMLSYATLLVGSLLAIAFLIVTRGQAVELRGSSFGTGSERASFRRIGTVTSAQPAIESGGGTAVLTVATEQPVLSPQRLSLADTLDNISYRIIGLGFPLLTIGIIAGAVWANEAWGTYWSWDPKETWALITWLVFAAYLHARITRGWQGRRPAILAGAGFVVVWVCYLGVNLLGSGLHSYGWFL, from the coding sequence ATGGACTTAGTCACTTTACAAGGCAATCTGGACAATGCCGCATTTCTCGTACTTTTCACGACTATGCTGGTTTATTGGTCGAGCGTTGCATTTCCTGGACGCTCGCTGTTGCCGGGACTCGGGACGGCGGGAACGGCGATCGCCAATCTAACCATTGCCGCATTGCTTGCCGCTCGCTGGTTGTCGGCGGGATATTTCCCGATTAGCAACCTGTATGAATCGCTGTTCTTCCTGGCATGGGGTGTCACAGCCATTCACTTATTGGTAGAGGTGTGGAGCCGCAGTCGCTTGGTCGGCGCGTTTGCCACACCCCTAGCCATGGGCATCACCGCGTTCGCTGCGCTAACGCTACCACCTGAAATGCGCGCGTCCGCCCCGCTGGTCCCCGCCCTGAAATCCAATTGGTTGATGATGCATGTCAGCGTCATGATGCTGAGCTATGCAACCTTGCTCGTTGGCTCGTTGCTGGCGATCGCGTTTTTGATCGTGACGCGCGGTCAAGCAGTAGAACTGCGCGGCAGTTCCTTCGGTACGGGGAGCGAGCGCGCCTCGTTTCGACGCATCGGGACGGTTACCTCAGCTCAACCGGCGATCGAGTCGGGCGGCGGGACGGCAGTGCTGACCGTCGCAACCGAACAGCCGGTCCTGTCACCGCAGCGCTTGAGCCTAGCTGATACTCTGGATAACATCAGCTACCGCATCATTGGTCTGGGATTTCCACTGCTCACCATCGGTATTATTGCCGGTGCGGTGTGGGCCAATGAAGCTTGGGGGACTTATTGGAGCTGGGATCCTAAAGAAACCTGGGCGCTGATTACCTGGCTGGTTTTTGCGGCGTATTTACACGCGCGCATCACGCGCGGCTGGCAGGGGCGCCGCCCGGCAATTCTCGCCGGCGCGGGTTTTGTCGTGGTCTGGGTTTGCTATCTTGGGGTTAATCTTCTCGGAAGTGGCCTGCATTCATACGGCTGGTTTCTCTGA
- the lpxD gene encoding UDP-3-O-(3-hydroxymyristoyl)glucosamine N-acyltransferase → MKFSDAIAQFTADNCLATDLSSNPEISGVADIRTAAPDTLSYVESSKYADWIERTPASALILPDDARMQARASARAIAWVACHNPRLTFAQAISLFYQPYRPAPGIHPTAVIDPTVKLGADVSIGAHAVLGARTVLGDRTCVHPNVTIYPDVTIGDRVTLHANCTINERTWIGDDCIIHSGAAIGGEGFGFVPSAKGWIKMEQSGRVVLETGVEVGSNSAIDRPAVGETRIGQNTKIDNLVQIGHGCHIGANCAIAGQTGLAGGVRVGNGVLLAGQVGISNQIEVGDGAIVTAKSGVQKSVVAGATVSGYPAISHQLHLQAAAIHKKLPEIYQFVRKLQAVWGSDRASD, encoded by the coding sequence ATGAAGTTTAGTGACGCGATCGCGCAATTCACTGCCGACAACTGCCTCGCAACCGATCTCAGCAGCAACCCCGAGATTTCAGGCGTTGCCGACATTCGGACTGCTGCACCGGACACGCTCAGCTATGTCGAAAGTAGTAAGTATGCCGACTGGATCGAGCGCACCCCAGCAAGCGCGCTGATTTTGCCGGACGACGCGCGAATGCAAGCACGCGCCTCGGCCCGCGCTATTGCCTGGGTTGCTTGCCACAATCCGCGCCTGACCTTTGCACAGGCGATCTCGCTGTTTTACCAACCTTATCGACCCGCTCCTGGCATACACCCGACTGCCGTTATCGACCCAACGGTGAAGCTCGGAGCGGACGTCTCGATCGGCGCCCATGCTGTCCTCGGCGCTCGCACGGTGCTCGGCGATCGCACCTGCGTGCATCCCAACGTCACGATCTATCCCGACGTCACGATCGGCGATCGCGTCACCCTCCACGCCAACTGCACCATCAACGAACGCACGTGGATTGGCGATGACTGCATCATCCACAGCGGTGCTGCCATCGGTGGGGAAGGGTTCGGATTCGTGCCCAGCGCTAAGGGTTGGATCAAGATGGAGCAATCCGGGCGCGTTGTCCTCGAGACCGGCGTGGAAGTCGGCAGCAACAGCGCGATCGACCGCCCGGCAGTCGGCGAGACGCGTATCGGCCAAAACACGAAAATCGACAACCTCGTTCAAATCGGTCACGGCTGCCACATCGGAGCCAACTGCGCGATCGCGGGGCAAACTGGGTTGGCAGGTGGCGTCCGCGTTGGCAACGGCGTGTTGCTGGCAGGGCAAGTCGGGATCAGTAACCAGATTGAAGTCGGCGACGGCGCGATCGTGACGGCGAAGTCGGGCGTACAAAAATCCGTTGTAGCGGGGGCAACAGTGTCGGGCTATCCGGCAATTTCGCACCAATTGCACCTGCAGGCAGCTGCTATCCACAAGAAGCTACCCGAAATCTATCAGTTCGTCCGGAAGTTGCAAGCCGTTTGGGGAAGCGATCGCGCCAGCGATTAA
- the cofH gene encoding 7,8-didemethyl-8-hydroxy-5-deazariboflavin synthase subunit CofH: MAEHLLGKLAAILQRALAGNDLTPEDGIVLLQQQKPEAIAAIRRTADVLRYQQVGDNVTYVINRNVNFTNICEQHCSFCAFRRDAGAEDAYWLELPQILEKVTDAVRRGATEICMQGGLNPYAKRGSSSLQYYVGLVEAIVSEFPFLHLHAFSPQEVQFIAREDGLSYAATIAALKAAGVGSLPGTAAEILDDAVRRILCPEKIDTATWLEIVGTAHRSGVSTTSTMLCGHIETAAQQISHLEHLRSLQQAAVRGNFPARISEFIALPYVGEQAPAPLRKRVGRDQPVLADALLLTAVARIYLGNWIPNHQPSWVKLGLDGAAEALTWGCNDLGGTLMEEHITSMAGARGGTCMTAEALRQAIAQTQRPYRQRDTLYRLLDNDRSDEHSVAAGAVS; this comes from the coding sequence GTGGCTGAGCATTTGCTTGGGAAGCTAGCGGCTATTTTGCAGCGTGCCCTGGCAGGTAACGACCTGACGCCGGAAGATGGCATCGTTCTCCTCCAGCAACAGAAACCCGAAGCGATCGCGGCAATCCGCAGGACAGCCGATGTCTTGCGCTACCAGCAAGTTGGCGACAACGTCACCTACGTCATCAACCGCAACGTCAACTTCACCAATATTTGCGAGCAACACTGTAGTTTCTGCGCCTTCCGCCGCGATGCTGGCGCTGAGGATGCTTACTGGCTGGAGCTACCGCAAATCCTCGAAAAAGTAACCGATGCCGTTCGCCGCGGCGCGACGGAAATCTGCATGCAGGGCGGATTGAATCCTTACGCCAAGCGCGGCAGCTCCTCGCTGCAATACTACGTAGGATTGGTCGAGGCGATCGTGTCAGAGTTTCCGTTCTTGCACCTGCACGCCTTCTCGCCCCAGGAAGTGCAGTTTATCGCGCGCGAAGACGGTCTGAGTTATGCAGCGACGATCGCCGCTCTCAAAGCAGCCGGCGTCGGGTCGCTACCCGGTACAGCAGCAGAAATCCTTGACGATGCGGTGCGCCGCATCCTTTGCCCGGAAAAGATCGACACTGCCACTTGGCTCGAAATCGTCGGCACGGCTCACCGCTCCGGCGTCTCGACGACAAGCACCATGCTCTGCGGCCACATCGAAACGGCCGCCCAGCAAATCTCGCACCTAGAACACTTGCGATCGCTCCAGCAAGCAGCCGTGCGCGGCAACTTCCCCGCTCGTATCTCGGAGTTCATTGCACTCCCCTACGTTGGCGAGCAGGCACCGGCACCTCTACGCAAGCGCGTCGGGCGAGACCAGCCGGTGTTAGCCGATGCGTTATTGTTGACCGCGGTTGCCCGCATTTACCTCGGCAACTGGATTCCCAACCACCAGCCGAGCTGGGTCAAGCTCGGACTCGACGGTGCTGCCGAGGCGCTCACCTGGGGGTGCAATGACCTCGGCGGCACCCTGATGGAAGAGCACATCACGTCGATGGCCGGCGCGCGCGGCGGCACCTGCATGACCGCAGAAGCTTTACGGCAGGCGATCGCGCAAACCCAGCGCCCATACCGGCAGCGGGACACGCTGTATAGGCTACTGGACAACGACAGGAGCGACGAGCATTCGGTCGCAGCTGGTGCTGTAAGCTAA
- a CDS encoding DICT sensory domain-containing protein, with amino-acid sequence MIEGSILQKLESAHRGGPRPLNLGVYYKNTLVSLCHALEDFILDARSQPLVISAFQQGKWYLQEADRYGKIAERSRQIAIMAAPNAGFREHPTGQRDNVHLLDLKPSDPVAQEWHLVILAPTYTAMVLCQELSDADYGETGRPDADLERKFYGFWTFEPDLVLETVDLAIAHVAQYDTDLSALLQRERAAIATDLGREREDAGVVVSQVVEYLRQNQDATSTRLREDARDSYLPQLQKLDENLVSNEMQAFLRMAQLIDAADANNPNAAAEVATLAEAMAQLLDVPAWQQTRLRLASLLHRLAPTGLGIAAVQRTVPEHTPAPHCDLVPSVQSLRAMPPMGAIARIVTHQTECWDGGGGPGGLGYDAIPLESRVLKVAAFFQHRVNELRMQANGDPSDRQRVLAHVLAECKEQANTQFDPKLVEALEVLVLGMQQGMSLHAPQPKIAAGMWLLDGRTTAAAVESTVH; translated from the coding sequence ATGATTGAAGGCTCTATCCTCCAAAAGCTCGAGTCCGCCCATCGCGGCGGCCCTCGCCCGCTCAACCTTGGCGTGTACTACAAAAACACCCTGGTGTCGCTCTGCCATGCATTGGAGGATTTCATTCTGGACGCACGGAGCCAACCGCTAGTCATCTCGGCGTTTCAGCAGGGGAAGTGGTACCTACAAGAAGCCGATCGCTACGGCAAGATTGCCGAGCGATCGCGGCAGATTGCAATCATGGCAGCACCCAATGCAGGGTTTCGCGAGCATCCAACCGGACAGCGGGATAACGTCCACTTGCTCGACCTCAAGCCGAGCGATCCCGTTGCCCAGGAGTGGCACTTGGTCATCCTCGCACCGACATACACGGCCATGGTTCTGTGTCAGGAACTGTCCGATGCCGACTACGGAGAGACCGGACGACCGGATGCCGATCTAGAGCGCAAGTTTTACGGGTTCTGGACGTTCGAGCCTGACTTGGTATTGGAGACCGTAGATTTGGCGATCGCGCACGTTGCCCAATACGACACCGACTTATCCGCGTTGCTGCAGCGCGAGCGGGCGGCGATCGCTACGGATTTGGGTCGAGAGCGCGAGGACGCCGGCGTGGTGGTGTCGCAAGTGGTCGAATATCTCCGCCAAAACCAAGACGCAACCAGCACCCGCCTCCGCGAGGACGCGCGCGATTCCTATTTGCCGCAACTGCAGAAGCTCGACGAAAACTTAGTTTCCAACGAGATGCAAGCATTCTTGCGGATGGCTCAGCTCATCGATGCGGCGGACGCGAACAACCCAAATGCGGCGGCGGAGGTTGCGACCTTGGCTGAAGCCATGGCACAACTTCTGGATGTGCCGGCATGGCAGCAGACGCGCCTGCGACTGGCAAGCTTACTCCACCGCCTCGCACCGACGGGGTTGGGGATTGCCGCCGTGCAGCGGACCGTGCCCGAGCATACACCAGCACCCCACTGCGATTTGGTCCCGAGCGTGCAGTCCCTGCGCGCGATGCCGCCTATGGGCGCGATCGCGCGCATCGTTACCCATCAAACCGAGTGTTGGGACGGCGGCGGCGGACCCGGCGGACTCGGCTACGATGCAATTCCACTGGAGTCGCGGGTGTTGAAAGTCGCTGCATTTTTCCAGCACCGCGTTAATGAACTGCGGATGCAGGCGAATGGCGACCCGTCCGATCGCCAACGAGTATTGGCACACGTGTTGGCAGAGTGCAAGGAGCAAGCCAACACGCAGTTCGATCCAAAACTGGTCGAGGCACTGGAAGTTTTAGTGCTCGGCATGCAGCAGGGGATGAGTTTGCACGCACCGCAGCCGAAAATCGCGGCTGGCATGTGGCTGCTTGACGGGCGGACGACCGCTGCAGCAGTTGAGAGCACAGTACATTAG
- the tilS gene encoding tRNA lysidine(34) synthetase TilS has protein sequence MRDESRDWTPLHARVHQELRRRQLLVRGARVLLAVSGGQDSICLLKLCRDLQPKWNWTLAIAHCDHRWPTDPGIATHVERVAREFGLPFWLIVADRVEETEAAARAWRYRVLGDLARERGFAALATGHTASDRAETLLYNFMRGAGADGLQALVWQRPLVPNVRLVRPLLTATRTEIKAFCQEFQLPVWEDATNRELRFARARIRHELLPYLSEHFNPQVESVLAQTAEVLRADVDYLEAQAADIANAAIAPEGLRRSRLRGEPLALQRRVVRQWLQTELARAPTFAQIDAVVSAINAPQRTRSSTMATNYGRAWAEVAGDWICWRTE, from the coding sequence GTGAGGGATGAGTCGCGGGACTGGACGCCGCTGCACGCGCGCGTGCATCAGGAATTACGCCGACGACAGTTGCTTGTTCGCGGCGCTCGGGTGTTGCTGGCAGTATCCGGCGGACAAGATTCAATCTGCTTGCTGAAGCTCTGCCGGGACTTGCAGCCCAAGTGGAACTGGACGCTGGCAATCGCCCATTGCGACCACCGCTGGCCTACCGACCCCGGCATTGCCACACATGTCGAGCGCGTGGCGCGGGAATTCGGGCTGCCCTTTTGGCTAATAGTTGCCGATCGCGTTGAGGAAACCGAGGCAGCAGCGCGAGCGTGGCGTTACCGCGTTTTGGGCGATCTCGCACGAGAACGCGGCTTCGCAGCGCTTGCAACAGGGCACACGGCTAGCGATCGGGCTGAAACGCTGCTGTATAACTTCATGCGCGGGGCAGGAGCAGACGGGCTACAGGCGTTGGTGTGGCAGCGCCCGCTAGTCCCGAACGTGCGATTAGTGCGACCGCTGTTAACCGCAACGCGAACGGAAATCAAAGCTTTTTGCCAGGAGTTCCAACTGCCCGTCTGGGAAGATGCTACCAATCGCGAGTTACGGTTCGCGCGCGCCCGTATCCGACACGAACTGCTGCCATATCTCAGCGAGCACTTCAACCCTCAAGTGGAGTCGGTCTTGGCACAGACAGCGGAAGTTCTGCGGGCGGATGTGGATTATCTCGAAGCACAAGCTGCAGACATCGCGAACGCGGCGATCGCGCCAGAAGGGTTGCGGCGATCGCGCCTGCGGGGAGAACCGCTGGCATTGCAGCGACGCGTCGTGCGGCAGTGGCTGCAGACAGAACTGGCTCGGGCCCCGACCTTTGCACAAATCGATGCCGTCGTCAGCGCCATTAATGCTCCCCAACGCACGCGCTCGTCCACGATGGCCACCAACTACGGACGCGCTTGGGCAGAAGTGGCAGGAGACTGGATTTGTTGGCGCACCGAATAG
- a CDS encoding PRC-barrel domain-containing protein, translating into MTTEPLRLRSEFLNTQVIARSSGFRLGVVKELLVDIDRREVVALGLRDNLLSVAGMPRYMYLSEIEKIGDVILVANEDVIEDVNVSTLSRLINCEVVTESEQRLGRVRDFQFSLEDGKVLSLTIASLGLPQIPDQILSTYELPVEDIVSSSPDRIIVFEGAEEHLRQLSVGILERVGISKPPWEREEEDYYLTPTARPENQLGTGIPDRPRVTARPVETQEPAYQEAWTEEDGWEPEPEPLVQRREPQRYEQRAVLEEDNWSDVPEASYEATEPAPGYRDHDVEADLWDDGPYEPKPVELPEKAKTPEYEEETNY; encoded by the coding sequence ATGACAACCGAACCCCTTCGCCTTCGCTCCGAATTCCTCAACACTCAGGTCATCGCCCGCAGCAGCGGCTTTCGCCTGGGAGTCGTCAAGGAACTACTAGTTGATATCGATCGCCGGGAAGTTGTGGCACTGGGGCTGCGAGACAATCTCCTGTCGGTTGCCGGAATGCCTCGCTACATGTATCTCAGCGAGATCGAGAAAATCGGCGATGTTATCCTCGTCGCCAACGAAGATGTTATCGAGGACGTTAACGTCAGCACTCTCAGCCGCCTGATCAACTGCGAAGTCGTAACCGAATCGGAACAGCGCCTGGGTCGCGTCCGCGATTTCCAGTTCAGCCTTGAAGACGGCAAGGTGCTGTCTTTGACGATCGCGTCGCTCGGATTGCCGCAGATTCCCGATCAAATCCTCAGCACCTACGAGCTGCCTGTAGAAGACATCGTCAGCAGCAGCCCCGATCGCATCATCGTGTTTGAGGGTGCTGAAGAGCACTTGCGTCAGCTGTCCGTAGGCATATTGGAACGCGTCGGTATTAGTAAGCCACCCTGGGAGCGCGAGGAAGAAGATTATTATTTAACGCCAACCGCACGTCCGGAAAACCAACTCGGAACCGGCATTCCCGACCGACCGCGCGTGACCGCGCGTCCGGTTGAGACGCAAGAACCGGCATACCAAGAGGCTTGGACCGAAGAAGACGGTTGGGAACCAGAACCCGAGCCACTAGTCCAGCGCCGCGAACCCCAACGCTACGAACAGCGAGCCGTCCTTGAAGAGGACAACTGGAGCGACGTACCCGAAGCAAGTTACGAAGCGACCGAGCCTGCACCGGGTTATCGAGATCACGATGTCGAGGCAGATTTGTGGGACGACGGTCCTTACGAGCCCAAGCCCGTCGAGTTGCCGGAGAAAGCCAAGACGCCCGAATACGAAGAAGAAACCAACTATTAA